In a genomic window of Staphylococcus taiwanensis:
- a CDS encoding DUF3021 domain-containing protein — translation MTKLYKFLSIPLLIGLTLSIIFSYIHAEGEYYPLSPISTLGKFYYAHFTEPTVMLISIILWLLIGVLFYLTNFIFTHTDWSITRTTILHFIFSYIGLLPIGILAGWFSFKIENILIFTFYFIIIYLMIWIKSYFKNKKYVTEINRQLNKRVK, via the coding sequence ATGACAAAATTATACAAATTTCTAAGTATCCCTTTGTTAATTGGACTAACGCTATCTATCATTTTTAGTTATATTCATGCCGAAGGAGAATATTACCCTTTATCTCCTATATCTACATTAGGAAAATTTTATTATGCTCATTTTACTGAACCAACTGTCATGCTTATATCTATTATATTATGGTTATTAATTGGCGTGCTTTTTTATCTGACAAATTTCATTTTTACACATACTGACTGGAGTATCACACGCACAACGATTTTGCATTTCATATTTAGTTATATTGGGTTGCTACCAATTGGCATTTTAGCTGGATGGTTTTCATTTAAAATTGAAAACATTTTGATATTCACATTTTATTTCATCATTATCTATTTAATGATTTGGATAAAATCTTACTTTAAAAACAAAAAATACGTTACAGAAATCAATCGACAACTAAATAAAAGGGTTAAATAA
- a CDS encoding LytTR family transcriptional regulator: MKLRLHISPDEKEKFVAIHAPSLDEDVQQIMSCIEDLDRVTQLYGKYEDAIYVLDIKSIVSFRTYNNQVVAIKGMNQFKIKERLYELEAKLPTSFIRISKSEIVNIDKIEKLHMEPNGLIRMYLKDSDFTYSSRRYLKSIKERLSL, encoded by the coding sequence ATGAAACTTAGACTGCATATATCACCTGATGAAAAAGAAAAATTTGTTGCCATTCATGCACCATCGTTAGATGAAGATGTTCAACAAATTATGTCTTGTATTGAAGATTTAGATCGTGTGACTCAGTTATATGGTAAATATGAGGATGCGATTTATGTACTAGACATTAAATCGATTGTCAGTTTTCGAACTTATAATAATCAGGTAGTGGCAATTAAAGGTATGAATCAATTCAAAATAAAAGAACGATTGTATGAATTAGAAGCTAAATTACCTACTTCTTTTATTAGAATTTCTAAATCTGAAATAGTTAATATTGATAAAATTGAAAAACTTCATATGGAACCAAATGGGCTCATTAGAATGTATTTGAAAGATTCCGATTTCACATACTCCTCCAGAAGATATTTAAAATCGATAAAGGAGCGATTATCGTTATGA
- a CDS encoding HAMP domain-containing protein has protein sequence MFKSLYTRIAIYTITVILLSALISFLLANVYYHYNLKSHNDTKIMRTLKDARHYYETSDNTNLNAYFKHLGKMNYQIMTVDHQNHKSFYGHPYRKDTLSSSQIKQVLNGKDYHGIKEKPFELFVTGFFDNETDNTVGISFEHHSQTLAVFMRPDIGETFSEFRTFLTVLLLFLLTISITLVIASTYAIIKPIKILKQATERLMHGDFDTPIHQSRQDEIGTLQYRFDTMRQSLKQVDDMRQHFVQNVSHEIKTPLTHIQRLLTELQFTATQEKRQTYIDEIHDEVTRLSNLTKELLLLSELDNANHLHFDNHIHLTTMIREIIRHEQFELDNKDLMLLSDLSDIYFQGNSRLLHQAFANLIQNAIKYSSIGGTVEVRLSHDNNDSILLSVNNEGNTIPSETQSHLFERFYKLNEQDNSNGLGLAITQSIITLHQGEINVSSDVQQGTTFTIRLTSNL, from the coding sequence ATGTTTAAATCACTATACACACGAATTGCTATCTATACAATTACAGTTATATTGTTAAGTGCATTAATTAGCTTTTTATTAGCTAATGTATACTACCACTACAATTTAAAATCACATAATGACACTAAGATTATGCGAACATTAAAAGATGCACGACATTATTATGAAACTTCAGATAATACGAATTTAAATGCTTATTTTAAACATTTAGGTAAGATGAACTATCAGATTATGACTGTTGATCACCAAAACCATAAATCTTTTTATGGGCATCCTTATCGTAAAGATACACTTAGTAGTTCTCAAATTAAACAAGTACTAAACGGCAAAGATTATCATGGTATTAAAGAAAAGCCGTTCGAGCTTTTTGTTACTGGCTTTTTTGATAATGAAACAGATAATACTGTTGGTATAAGTTTTGAACATCATAGCCAAACACTTGCAGTATTTATGCGTCCCGACATTGGCGAAACGTTTAGTGAATTTCGTACTTTCTTAACCGTATTACTATTATTCTTACTTACTATCTCAATTACACTTGTGATTGCATCTACTTATGCAATTATTAAACCGATAAAAATTCTTAAACAAGCGACTGAACGTTTAATGCATGGTGATTTTGATACCCCTATTCATCAAAGCCGTCAAGATGAAATCGGAACATTACAATATCGATTTGATACGATGCGTCAATCACTAAAACAAGTTGATGATATGCGCCAACATTTCGTTCAAAATGTTTCACATGAAATTAAAACACCTTTAACACATATTCAACGTTTACTTACAGAATTACAATTTACAGCAACACAAGAAAAAAGACAGACGTATATTGATGAAATTCATGACGAAGTAACTCGATTAAGTAATCTCACTAAGGAATTACTTCTCCTATCAGAACTAGATAATGCAAATCATTTACACTTTGATAATCATATACACTTAACTACGATGATTAGAGAAATAATACGTCATGAGCAATTCGAACTGGATAATAAAGATTTAATGTTGTTGTCTGATTTAAGTGATATTTATTTCCAAGGAAATAGTCGTTTATTACATCAAGCTTTCGCTAATCTCATTCAAAATGCAATTAAGTATTCTTCAATTGGTGGTACAGTTGAAGTTCGTCTTTCTCATGACAATAATGATTCCATTTTGCTTAGTGTCAATAATGAAGGAAATACGATTCCTTCAGAAACACAATCACATCTATTTGAGCGATTTTATAAACTTAATGAGCAAGATAATAGTAATGGCTTAGGACTAGCAATTACGCAATCAATTATTACATTACACCAAGGCGAAATTAATGTTTCTAGTGATGTACAACAAGGTACCACCTTTACGATTAGACTGACATCTAACTTATAA
- a CDS encoding response regulator transcription factor — MVKCLIVDDDAKILHYVSQHLELDNIQTITHSSGEAALNYLSHHQVDIAVVDIMMNGLDGFELCQILKNDYDIPVIMLTARDALSDKERAFISGTDDYVTKPFEVKELLFRIRAVLRRYKINAQSIIQIGNVTLNEEFMELSVDTKKLNLPTKEFQLLFLLCRQPKHIFTRDTLIEKIWGFDYEGDERTIDVHIKRLRQRLSKLCATIEIQTIRGQGYRVASYV; from the coding sequence ATGGTGAAGTGTTTAATCGTAGATGATGATGCTAAAATATTGCATTATGTGTCACAACATCTCGAATTGGATAATATTCAAACAATTACACATTCAAGTGGTGAAGCTGCTCTAAATTATTTATCACATCATCAAGTTGACATTGCAGTTGTTGATATTATGATGAATGGACTAGATGGTTTTGAATTATGTCAAATTTTGAAAAATGATTATGATATTCCAGTAATCATGTTGACTGCTAGAGATGCTTTGAGCGATAAAGAACGTGCTTTTATAAGTGGCACTGATGATTATGTAACTAAACCTTTTGAAGTAAAAGAACTTCTATTTCGTATACGTGCTGTATTACGTCGCTATAAAATTAATGCACAAAGTATCATTCAAATTGGCAATGTCACACTAAATGAAGAATTTATGGAACTTTCTGTAGATACTAAAAAACTCAATTTACCTACCAAAGAGTTTCAATTATTATTTTTATTATGTAGACAACCTAAACATATTTTCACACGTGACACCTTAATTGAGAAAATTTGGGGATTTGATTATGAAGGTGATGAGCGGACAATTGACGTACACATAAAGCGACTACGTCAACGTTTATCTAAATTATGCGCTACAATTGAAATTCAAACAATCAGAGGTCAAGGATATAGGGTGGCTAGCTATGTTTAA
- a CDS encoding ABC transporter permease, whose translation MNLAWKEMKFYKFRYTLIMLIIFLLGSMVLFISGLAQGLARENISFLSNMPAQQYIVQDNKEPKIESSQLTQNQKNDIQKFIKQEPTQLSTQTLKLNKQDQDVMVFTTPHHLYPTLKSGQYPNHKNEIAINEKLTGENIKVGDIITFKGHDKPFRVSGILDEAMYAHSSMVLMNKTGFNTLNKQSASFYPVTHLNKTNTHHINAIDGVKVVNQQVLTDNIASYKAEQTPLNLMIISLFAITAIVLSAFFYVMTIQKIPQIGILKAIGIKTKHLLLALLLQIILTTMIGVIIATLVIFILNAFMPVTMPFYLNYNNVLLMIIVFLIVSLVGALLSFIKVIKVDPIEAIGGTE comes from the coding sequence ATGAATTTAGCATGGAAGGAAATGAAGTTTTATAAATTCCGTTATACATTAATTATGCTAATAATCTTCTTATTAGGTAGTATGGTGCTATTTATAAGCGGTTTAGCACAAGGATTAGCAAGAGAGAATATTTCGTTTTTGAGTAATATGCCAGCACAACAATATATTGTACAGGATAATAAAGAACCTAAAATCGAAAGTTCACAATTAACTCAAAATCAAAAAAATGACATTCAAAAATTTATAAAGCAAGAACCAACTCAGCTGAGTACCCAAACATTAAAACTTAATAAACAAGACCAAGACGTAATGGTATTTACAACACCACATCACTTATATCCAACGCTTAAAAGTGGTCAGTATCCAAACCATAAAAATGAAATTGCAATTAATGAAAAACTTACAGGTGAAAATATTAAAGTGGGCGATATCATCACATTTAAAGGTCATGATAAACCGTTTCGAGTAAGTGGAATTCTTGATGAAGCAATGTATGCACATAGTTCAATGGTATTAATGAATAAAACAGGATTTAATACGTTAAATAAGCAATCAGCATCATTTTACCCAGTGACGCATTTAAATAAAACGAATACACATCATATAAATGCGATTGATGGAGTTAAAGTAGTGAATCAACAAGTTTTAACAGATAATATAGCAAGTTATAAAGCAGAACAAACACCGCTTAATTTAATGATTATAAGTTTATTTGCTATTACGGCAATTGTGTTAAGTGCTTTCTTTTATGTGATGACGATACAAAAGATTCCACAAATTGGAATACTTAAAGCCATTGGTATTAAAACTAAGCATCTACTTTTAGCACTGCTGCTTCAAATTATATTAACCACAATGATTGGTGTAATTATAGCGACACTAGTTATTTTCATATTAAACGCATTTATGCCAGTTACTATGCCATTTTATTTAAATTATAATAACGTCTTATTAATGATTATTGTTTTTCTAATCGTTAGTCTCGTTGGCGCATTATTATCTTTTATAAAAGTGATTAAAGTGGATCCAATAGAAGCGATAGGAGGAACAGAATAA
- a CDS encoding ABC transporter ATP-binding protein — protein sequence MTLQIEHISMEFGSGSAETKVLKDINFKVQPGEFVILNGASGSGKSTLLNIIGGLLTPTNGEVLYQSESLFSKNKDKTALRLKDIGFIFQSAHLVPYLTVEEQLVIVAKEAGIKTKVAKDKAKRLLESIGLQHRLTAYPHMLSGGEKQRVAIMRAFMNQPKIILADEPTASLDAERAVKVVEMIKNQVQDQHMVGIMITHDKRLFDYADRVIRLEDGLIK from the coding sequence ATGACTTTACAAATAGAACATATTTCAATGGAATTTGGCAGTGGCTCAGCCGAAACAAAAGTTTTAAAAGATATCAATTTTAAAGTTCAACCTGGAGAATTTGTTATTCTAAATGGCGCTTCTGGCTCAGGTAAGTCTACGCTTCTCAATATCATTGGAGGATTATTAACACCTACCAATGGAGAAGTCTTATATCAAAGTGAATCTTTATTTTCTAAAAATAAAGACAAAACGGCTTTACGCTTAAAAGATATTGGGTTTATTTTTCAATCAGCGCATTTAGTGCCATATTTAACAGTTGAAGAACAACTTGTCATCGTTGCAAAAGAAGCGGGAATCAAAACTAAAGTAGCCAAAGATAAAGCTAAACGTTTACTTGAAAGTATTGGTTTACAACATCGACTAACGGCATATCCACATATGCTATCAGGTGGTGAGAAACAACGTGTTGCAATCATGAGAGCTTTTATGAATCAACCTAAAATTATTCTAGCTGATGAACCTACAGCAAGTTTAGATGCAGAACGTGCAGTTAAAGTAGTCGAAATGATAAAAAATCAAGTACAGGACCAACATATGGTAGGGATCATGATCACACATGATAAAAGACTTTTTGACTATGCAGATCGTGTTATTCGATTGGAAGACGGATTGATAAAATAA
- a CDS encoding YdcF family protein: protein MLTTILSLIVLIILLGVLFNFNKFLNLTVFITTVTLCFLITIINILTMTIPTLLTLIIIIAILGLIIKHSHLFSFEKGRRFLFKMSNHLIHGVLFIAILIYISTIPIPIINGIFLWITMITFSAFFSFVIYLAWSSSLGRITTNNQYDIIMVLGAGIFTERVTPMLADRLNRALEVYQHQKSHCLVLVSGGQGPDEPIPESLAMKRYLVAHGIPVSSIIMEDQSTSTYENFYFSRDMIHSRFNHKPKMLCVTSQFHILRGLRFAQKLNLKMDGIGSHTPYHFFNIALIRDFLALMYQYKLLLTIYFAILFFSSIYVLF from the coding sequence ATGCTAACAACAATACTGTCACTAATTGTTCTCATAATACTGTTAGGTGTCCTTTTTAACTTTAATAAATTCCTTAACTTAACAGTGTTTATTACAACGGTTACATTATGCTTTCTCATCACAATTATAAATATACTAACAATGACTATTCCTACATTATTAACACTTATCATTATTATCGCCATATTAGGATTAATTATTAAACATTCGCATCTATTTTCATTTGAAAAAGGAAGAAGATTTTTATTTAAAATGAGTAACCATTTGATACATGGTGTTTTATTTATTGCAATACTCATATATATTAGCACCATACCTATACCTATCATAAATGGTATATTTTTATGGATTACTATGATTACGTTTAGTGCGTTCTTCTCATTTGTTATATATCTAGCCTGGTCTTCATCATTAGGTCGTATCACTACCAACAATCAATACGATATCATTATGGTTTTAGGTGCAGGTATTTTTACAGAACGTGTTACACCAATGCTGGCAGATAGATTAAATCGTGCTTTAGAAGTATATCAGCATCAAAAAAGTCATTGCCTCGTTTTAGTGAGTGGTGGTCAAGGTCCAGATGAACCAATACCTGAGTCTCTTGCAATGAAGCGTTATTTAGTTGCTCATGGTATTCCTGTATCTTCTATTATTATGGAAGATCAATCGACAAGTACTTATGAAAATTTCTATTTCTCACGAGATATGATTCATTCCCGTTTTAATCACAAACCTAAAATGTTATGCGTTACAAGTCAATTTCATATTCTTAGAGGGCTTCGCTTTGCGCAAAAATTGAATTTAAAAATGGATGGAATAGGAAGTCATACACCTTATCATTTCTTTAACATTGCACTTATACGTGATTTCCTAGCGCTTATGTATCAATATAAATTGCTATTAACGATTTACTTTGCTATTTTATTCTTTTCATCAATCTATGTGCTATTTTAA
- a CDS encoding MarR family transcriptional regulator translates to MSRISKNHIEFMKRFIDDTNTLTAKLLKDQQSKYGISMEQSNVLRLLSHYHALSISEITEKQGVNKAAVSRRIKKLMDSGFVELQKSNDKIDQRLKYVILTAKGRQYTEENNEIVSRIVSDMVEDLSSKDIEKALSVLYVIDERVKNFNAKV, encoded by the coding sequence ATGAGCAGAATTTCTAAAAATCACATCGAATTTATGAAGCGCTTTATAGATGATACAAACACGTTAACTGCTAAATTATTGAAAGATCAACAAAGTAAATACGGTATTTCAATGGAACAATCTAATGTGCTGAGACTGCTAAGTCATTATCATGCTTTGTCTATTTCCGAAATTACTGAGAAACAGGGGGTCAATAAAGCTGCAGTAAGCCGACGCATAAAAAAATTGATGGATAGTGGTTTTGTAGAATTACAAAAGTCCAATGACAAAATCGATCAAAGACTGAAATATGTGATTTTAACGGCTAAAGGACGCCAATATACTGAAGAGAATAATGAAATCGTAAGTCGCATTGTAAGCGATATGGTTGAAGATTTATCAAGTAAAGATATTGAAAAAGCGCTTAGTGTTCTCTATGTCATTGACGAAAGAGTCAAAAACTTTAATGCTAAAGTTTGA
- a CDS encoding multidrug effflux MFS transporter, giving the protein MEMKQTQKKNSPLFIIILGALTAIGALSIDMFLPGLPELKNDFDTTTANAQLTLSLFMIGLGLGNLFVGPISDSIGRKKPLIIAMIIFALASLGIVFVDNIWIMVLLRFVQGFTGGAGAVISRAIASDMYNGNELTKFLALLMLVNGVAPVIAPALGGVILSFAVWRMVFVILTIFGVLMVIGSLFKVPESLSSEYRDKSGIGIIFSNFKSLLSTPRFVLPMLIQGVTFIMLFSYISASPFLVQKIYGVSALHFSWMFAGIGITLIVSSQIAGKLVDYYHPQVLLRVMTIVQIVGVIIVALTLINHWHFALLVIGFIVLVAPVTGVATLGFSIAMDERTTGSGSASSLLGLLQSLLGGIVTPLVNLKGEYNSTPYIMIISITAIILVILQLLNMKVFKHKKTN; this is encoded by the coding sequence ATGGAGATGAAACAAACGCAAAAGAAAAATTCACCATTATTTATTATAATTCTGGGTGCTTTAACAGCTATAGGTGCATTATCAATAGATATGTTCTTACCTGGCTTACCAGAATTGAAAAATGACTTTGATACAACAACAGCTAATGCGCAATTAACATTATCACTTTTTATGATTGGACTAGGATTAGGTAATTTATTCGTAGGACCAATTTCAGATAGTATAGGACGGAAAAAACCTTTAATCATTGCAATGATTATTTTTGCTTTAGCAAGTTTGGGCATTGTCTTTGTTGATAATATTTGGATAATGGTCTTATTAAGATTTGTTCAAGGATTTACCGGTGGTGCTGGCGCGGTCATCTCTAGAGCGATAGCTAGTGATATGTATAATGGTAACGAATTAACAAAATTCTTAGCCTTATTAATGTTAGTTAATGGTGTAGCACCGGTTATTGCCCCTGCATTAGGAGGCGTTATTCTTAGTTTTGCAGTCTGGCGTATGGTATTTGTAATATTAACAATATTTGGTGTATTGATGGTTATAGGGTCATTATTTAAAGTTCCTGAATCATTATCCAGTGAATACAGAGATAAAAGTGGTATTGGCATTATATTTAGCAATTTTAAAAGTTTATTATCAACACCGCGCTTTGTATTACCAATGTTGATACAAGGTGTAACATTTATTATGTTATTTAGCTATATCTCTGCATCACCATTTCTAGTTCAAAAAATTTATGGCGTGTCAGCTTTACATTTTAGCTGGATGTTTGCCGGAATCGGTATAACTTTAATAGTATCTAGCCAAATTGCTGGGAAGTTAGTAGATTATTATCATCCACAAGTATTATTACGCGTCATGACGATCGTCCAAATTGTTGGTGTTATTATAGTAGCTTTAACATTGATTAATCATTGGCACTTTGCTCTCTTAGTGATTGGCTTCATAGTATTAGTTGCACCAGTAACTGGGGTAGCAACTTTAGGTTTTTCTATTGCTATGGATGAACGTACTACTGGAAGCGGTAGTGCATCAAGTTTATTAGGTTTATTACAATCGTTATTAGGTGGCATTGTGACGCCGCTTGTTAATTTAAAAGGGGAATATAATAGTACGCCATATATCATGATTATTAGTATTACAGCTATCATATTAGTTATATTGCAATTACTTAATATGAAAGTGTTCAAGCATAAAAAAACAAATTAA
- a CDS encoding TetR/AcrR family transcriptional regulator C-terminal domain-containing protein, with protein MKQKAKYKIIKGLIDLLEEYPFESISIKMICATSNVNRSTFYDNFQDKYDLLTKIQNYHLSKYENLLVAFSYNFDSIKKNPEKVHKFFNIILKYIYRKKAFYHAIFISHPNKDLVKEYIDITKNYYAKILGENDTTIQNKSFFITYTMSGQIGVIINWLRLGCIESPEEVASALLANTLKLQR; from the coding sequence ATGAAACAAAAAGCAAAATATAAAATTATAAAAGGCTTGATTGACTTATTAGAGGAATATCCATTTGAAAGTATCTCTATTAAAATGATTTGTGCAACTAGCAATGTAAATCGTTCGACATTCTATGATAACTTCCAAGACAAATATGATTTATTAACTAAAATTCAAAATTATCATTTAAGCAAATACGAGAACCTACTTGTTGCCTTTTCTTATAATTTTGATAGTATCAAAAAAAATCCTGAAAAAGTCCATAAATTTTTTAACATCATATTAAAATATATCTACCGTAAAAAAGCGTTCTACCATGCTATCTTTATTTCTCATCCAAATAAAGATCTAGTTAAAGAATATATCGATATCACTAAAAATTATTATGCAAAAATATTAGGTGAAAACGATACTACTATTCAAAATAAATCCTTTTTCATTACATACACCATGAGTGGTCAGATAGGTGTTATCATTAATTGGTTAAGATTAGGATGTATAGAAAGTCCCGAAGAAGTAGCGAGTGCCTTATTAGCCAATACACTTAAGTTGCAACGATAA
- a CDS encoding HlyD family secretion protein codes for MKKMVLINIITIVVIVIVGIVAYMLFHNATSYVTTDNAKVDGDQIQISSPASGQIKSFDAKQGEKMSKGDKVAEVMAQSQSGETKSMDIKMPQNGTIVKTSGMEGSVAQAGSPIAYAYNLDDLYITANIDEKDVSKIEKGDKVDVSIDGQDSDIDGKVQQVGEATAASFSLMPSSNTDGNYTKVSQVVPVKISLDSVPSKDVVPGMNAEVKIHKD; via the coding sequence ATGAAAAAAATGGTGTTAATTAATATCATCACTATCGTTGTTATTGTTATTGTTGGTATCGTAGCGTATATGTTATTCCACAATGCAACAAGTTATGTAACAACTGATAATGCTAAAGTTGATGGAGATCAAATTCAAATCTCTAGTCCAGCTTCTGGCCAAATTAAATCTTTTGATGCAAAACAAGGGGAAAAAATGAGTAAAGGCGACAAAGTCGCTGAAGTAATGGCACAAAGCCAAAGTGGTGAAACTAAATCTATGGACATTAAAATGCCTCAAAACGGTACAATCGTTAAAACAAGTGGCATGGAAGGTTCAGTTGCTCAAGCAGGATCACCAATTGCTTATGCTTACAATTTAGATGATTTATACATTACAGCAAATATTGACGAAAAAGATGTTAGCAAAATCGAAAAAGGCGACAAAGTTGATGTTTCAATTGACGGTCAAGATTCTGACATCGATGGTAAAGTACAACAAGTGGGCGAAGCTACAGCAGCTAGTTTCTCATTAATGCCATCATCTAACACTGACGGTAACTACACTAAAGTTTCACAAGTAGTACCAGTTAAAATTTCTTTAGATTCTGTACCATCAAAAGATGTTGTTCCTGGAATGAACGCTGAAGTAAAAATTCATAAAGACTAA
- a CDS encoding DHA2 family efflux MFS transporter permease subunit, translated as MTATFIIGYIVVAIILIGLINVLLRKSSKKKTSSNQSKGQHVNEESKSQSNPSKFKISDLENDKDSNESTSSRNDEELRRHYENEDNRHHFENDKRKNHFESEQDRQDSTSEKIHPEQHQASHSLHYADDANKENNNEDVNNQHLPKDSIYEPINPDSQEGRVNEQIKKQKQDFVFGKGITRNKILAAMLFGMFIAILNQTLLNVALPKINTEFNISASTGQWLMTGFMLVNGILIPISAFLFNKYSYRRLFIIALVLFTFGSLICALSNNFPMMMGGRVLQAIGAGVLMPLGSNVIVTIFPPEKRGVAMGTMGIAMILAPAIGPTLSGYIVQNYHWNVMFYGMFFLGLVAIIFGNFWFRLYQKTTNPKADYQGIVYSTIGFGALLYGFSEAGNKGWGSAEIVTMFIIGVVFILLFVIRELTMRAPMLNLEVLKSSTFTLTTIINMVVMMSLFGGMILLPIYLQNLRGFSALDSGLLLLPGSLVMGILGPITGKLLDTIGLKPLALFGIAVMAYGTWELTKLNMDTPYLHIMGIYVIRSFGMAFVMMPLMTAAINALPPRLISHGNAFLNTMRQLAGSIGTAILVTVMTTQTTNHVGAFANELDKTNPVIQDHVRQMAAQYGGQSEALQAILKYVNKLAYIEGINDAFWIATGLAVLAFILSLFLKGKKGADAEHDRMMHAEGNKFK; from the coding sequence ATGACAGCGACCTTCATTATTGGATATATAGTTGTAGCGATCATTTTAATTGGTTTGATTAATGTTCTTCTTAGAAAATCAAGCAAGAAAAAAACATCTTCAAATCAATCTAAGGGACAACACGTAAATGAAGAATCTAAAAGTCAAAGTAATCCATCTAAATTTAAAATAAGTGACTTAGAAAATGATAAAGATTCAAACGAATCAACTTCTTCACGTAACGATGAAGAATTACGTCGTCACTATGAGAACGAAGATAATCGTCATCACTTTGAAAATGACAAACGTAAAAATCACTTTGAAAGTGAACAAGACAGACAAGATTCAACTTCTGAAAAAATTCATCCTGAACAACATCAAGCATCACATTCCTTACACTATGCAGATGATGCTAATAAAGAAAATAATAATGAAGATGTTAACAACCAACATCTTCCTAAAGACTCAATTTACGAGCCGATTAATCCTGACTCTCAAGAAGGACGCGTAAATGAACAAATCAAGAAACAAAAACAAGATTTCGTGTTCGGAAAAGGGATTACAAGAAACAAAATTTTAGCAGCAATGCTGTTTGGTATGTTTATAGCCATCTTAAACCAAACATTACTTAACGTTGCTTTACCTAAAATTAATACAGAATTTAATATCTCAGCATCAACTGGTCAATGGTTGATGACAGGATTTATGTTAGTAAATGGTATCTTAATTCCAATCAGTGCATTCTTGTTTAATAAATATTCCTATCGTAGATTATTTATTATTGCACTTGTTCTATTCACATTTGGTTCATTAATCTGTGCACTGTCTAATAATTTCCCAATGATGATGGGTGGACGTGTACTACAAGCGATTGGTGCTGGTGTGTTAATGCCATTAGGATCTAACGTAATTGTTACAATTTTCCCACCTGAAAAACGTGGGGTAGCAATGGGTACCATGGGTATTGCCATGATCCTTGCTCCAGCTATTGGTCCTACATTATCAGGTTATATTGTACAAAACTACCATTGGAACGTAATGTTCTATGGCATGTTCTTCTTAGGTCTAGTTGCAATTATATTTGGTAATTTCTGGTTCAGACTTTATCAAAAAACAACAAATCCTAAAGCCGATTATCAAGGTATCGTATACAGTACCATCGGTTTCGGTGCATTATTATATGGTTTCAGTGAAGCTGGTAACAAAGGTTGGGGCTCAGCAGAAATCGTTACAATGTTTATTATCGGTGTAGTATTCATTTTATTATTCGTTATTCGCGAATTAACTATGAGAGCACCTATGTTAAATCTTGAAGTATTAAAATCTTCAACATTTACATTAACAACAATCATTAACATGGTTGTTATGATGAGTTTATTCGGTGGTATGATTTTACTTCCAATTTACTTACAAAACTTACGTGGTTTCTCAGCATTAGATTCAGGTCTATTACTATTACCTGGTTCTCTAGTAATGGGTATTCTTGGTCCTATTACGGGTAAATTATTAGATACTATTGGTTTAAAACCATTAGCATTATTCGGTATCGCAGTAATGGCTTACGGAACTTGGGAACTTACAAAATTAAATATGGATACACCATATCTTCATATTATGGGTATCTATGTAATACGTTCATTCGGTATGGCATTCGTAATGATGCCTCTTATGACAGCAGCAATCAATGCTTTACCACCACGCTTAATTTCTCATGGTAACGCGTTCTTAAATACAATGAGACAATTGGCTGGTTCAATTGGTACTGCAATTCTTGTTACTGTTATGACGACACAAACTACTAATCATGTTGGTGCGTTTGCTAATGAATTAGATAAAACAAACCCTGTGATTCAAGACCATGTTCGCCAAATGGCTGCACAATATGGTGGTCAATCTGAAGCATTACAAGCTATCTTAAAATACGTTAATAAACTTGCGTATATTGAAGGTATTAATGATGCATTCTGGATTGCAACAGGTTTAGCTGTATTAGCGTTTATTTTAAGTCTATTCTTAAAAGGTAAAAAAGGCGCTGATGCTGAGCATGATAGAATGATGCATGCTGAAGGTAATAAATTTAAATAA